Proteins encoded together in one Deinococcus aestuarii window:
- a CDS encoding sensor histidine kinase gives MNHDPASPATATHLESPATLEARLQALEAQVLHLQAAVHRAQALFRDSPGAAVLLSLQGRLLDVNMRGAALLGSAREVLQGRRLAPSLTPASQPTLDALLARVFEGRGRQTGEVQVLTPGGEVRDVALEASLHLSGGDAPVCHLTLTDVTAFKLAHRALWDSQQVQDQQLQDRALRLRQLREEFQGVVLKSGRELEGTLTRAQNFLTLMQQHPETPGHLLHAQEAVRQTHALLESLKLYMQVRFLRARLRSVDLGRALNEVLKDVQDQTAGRDVRVTSQALPTVAGDSQALQLILHEYVSNALKFTRTRPQVRLRVLVQEDETEYRIGVEDNGIGFNQRYRDRAFELFGRLHPLGVYEGTGLGLAVVRRLCERFGGRAWGEGKVDQGATFWFAWPKSPPEE, from the coding sequence ATGAACCACGATCCAGCCTCCCCCGCCACGGCAACCCACCTGGAATCACCCGCCACGCTCGAAGCCCGGCTCCAGGCCCTCGAGGCCCAGGTGCTGCACCTCCAGGCGGCGGTGCACCGGGCGCAGGCGCTGTTCCGGGACAGTCCCGGTGCCGCCGTGCTCCTGAGCCTACAGGGCCGCCTGCTGGACGTGAACATGCGGGGGGCCGCCCTGCTGGGGTCCGCGCGCGAGGTCCTCCAGGGCCGCCGCCTCGCTCCGTCCCTCACCCCCGCGTCCCAGCCCACCCTGGACGCCCTGCTGGCGCGCGTGTTCGAGGGCCGGGGTCGGCAGACGGGCGAGGTCCAGGTGCTGACCCCGGGTGGAGAGGTCCGTGACGTCGCCCTGGAGGCCAGCCTCCACCTGTCCGGCGGTGACGCGCCCGTCTGCCACCTCACGCTGACGGACGTGACGGCCTTCAAGCTGGCGCACCGCGCCCTGTGGGACAGCCAGCAGGTCCAGGACCAGCAGCTTCAGGACCGCGCCCTCCGGCTCCGGCAGCTTCGGGAGGAGTTCCAGGGCGTCGTGCTCAAGTCCGGGCGGGAACTGGAGGGCACCCTCACCCGCGCCCAGAATTTTCTGACGCTGATGCAGCAACACCCGGAGACGCCGGGGCACCTGCTGCACGCCCAGGAGGCGGTGCGGCAGACCCATGCCCTGCTGGAGTCCCTGAAACTGTACATGCAGGTGCGTTTCCTGCGCGCCCGGCTGCGGAGCGTGGACCTGGGTCGCGCTCTGAACGAGGTGCTCAAGGACGTGCAGGACCAGACGGCGGGCCGTGACGTTCGGGTCACGAGTCAGGCGTTGCCCACGGTGGCCGGGGACAGTCAGGCCCTCCAGCTCATCTTGCACGAGTATGTGTCGAACGCCCTGAAGTTCACCCGGACGCGGCCCCAGGTCCGGCTGCGGGTGCTGGTACAGGAGGACGAGACCGAGTACCGCATCGGGGTGGAGGACAACGGGATAGGCTTCAACCAGCGCTACAGGGACCGGGCCTTCGAACTGTTCGGCAGACTCCACCCGCTGGGCGTGTACGAGGGCACGGGCCTGGGGCTGGCGGTGGTGCGGCGGCTGTGTGAGCGCTTCGGGGGCCGCGCCTGGGGGGAGGGGAAGGTAGACCAGGGCGCCACCTTCTGGTTCGCCTGGCCCAAATCGCCCCCGGAGGAGTGA
- a CDS encoding transposase: MNGRKHHLIVDTQGLLLGVKVLPANITDRAGSQQLLQELHQKQTQMKLHLFADGGYKGKWEAWVNITLGYSVESVQRPDANGIGSQQVRN; the protein is encoded by the coding sequence ATCAACGGACGAAAACACCACCTGATCGTCGATACTCAGGGCTTGCTCCTTGGGGTCAAGGTCTTACCTGCCAACATCACGGATCGAGCGGGCAGTCAGCAACTCCTCCAGGAGTTGCACCAGAAGCAGACCCAGATGAAGCTCCATCTCTTTGCTGACGGTGGGTACAAGGGCAAGTGGGAAGCTTGGGTCAACATCACGCTCGGCTACAGCGTCGAGAGTGTGCAGCGTCCTGATGCCAATGGTATTGGCTCCCAGCAGGTCAGGAATTGA
- a CDS encoding Ig-like domain-containing protein, whose translation MTPNLTTGASTTWVPSGQPLTITAAAPDPEGVAKVEFFAFPDDPRSPARKIGEATGAPYSVVWDDTPVSDLNTMQRYTVSAVATDNTGVRGSAGVSLGFSLP comes from the coding sequence GTGACGCCGAACCTCACGACCGGCGCGAGCACCACCTGGGTTCCCAGCGGTCAGCCCCTGACGATCACGGCAGCCGCCCCGGACCCGGAGGGCGTTGCCAAGGTGGAGTTTTTCGCCTTTCCCGACGACCCGCGCAGCCCTGCCCGAAAGATCGGCGAGGCCACGGGCGCACCCTACAGCGTGGTGTGGGACGACACGCCGGTCAGCGACCTGAACACCATGCAGCGATACACCGTCAGCGCTGTCGCCACCGACAACACGGGCGTGAGGGGGAGCGCAGGCGTGTCGCTCGGCTTCTCTCTTCCCTGA
- a CDS encoding transposase encodes MARPRTYPTDTSDAEWAILGPLIPAPRSGGRPARIARRDIVDAIFYVKRGGVSWRLLPADFPHWKTVYDYFRQWKQSGLWERIVDVLRAQTRQALGRNAVPTAGIVDSRSMKTSQKGGYAATTAARKSTDENTT; translated from the coding sequence GTGGCCCGACCGCGCACTTACCCCACGGATACCAGCGATGCGGAGTGGGCCATCCTCGGCCCGCTGATCCCGGCACCCCGATCCGGTGGGCGACCGGCCCGCATCGCTCGCCGGGACATCGTAGACGCCATCTTCTACGTCAAACGCGGCGGGGTGTCCTGGCGCCTGTTGCCCGCTGATTTCCCCCATTGGAAGACGGTATACGACTACTTCCGCCAGTGGAAGCAGAGTGGTTTGTGGGAGCGCATCGTTGATGTGCTCCGGGCCCAGACCCGCCAAGCCCTCGGGCGAAACGCCGTGCCCACCGCTGGGATTGTCGATTCGAGGAGTATGAAGACCTCTCAAAAAGGGGGCTATGCGGCTACGACGGCGGCAAGAAAATCAACGGACGAAAACACCACCTGA
- a CDS encoding putative quinol monooxygenase — protein sequence MPAINLIATLIPQPGQAVALRDALREIAPPSRQESGCLRYDVVEDGEGEAVRFHVMERFADDMAVQAHGESDHYRRFSARFGELLAGPPQVVRARDVDVA from the coding sequence ATGCCTGCCATCAACCTGATCGCCACCCTCATCCCCCAGCCCGGTCAGGCCGTGGCCCTGCGGGACGCCCTGCGTGAAATAGCGCCACCTTCCCGCCAGGAGAGCGGCTGCCTGCGTTACGACGTGGTGGAGGACGGCGAGGGCGAGGCCGTGCGCTTTCACGTGATGGAGCGTTTTGCGGACGACATGGCGGTGCAGGCCCACGGCGAGAGCGACCACTACCGGCGGTTCAGCGCCCGCTTTGGTGAGCTGCTTGCCGGTCCCCCGCAGGTGGTCCGGGCGCGGGATGTAGACGTGGCGTAA
- a CDS encoding GAF domain-containing protein, producing the protein MPAQPVANLLAHVSLSEHLQGVTEALSASRTQAAVFSVVLRPALSALKAVAGAVLLVDERGERLEIAAAQGDEEGAQTLWQDGPLNGNVPAGDALKRHEPLFFEAQGDLTRAYPELEARTGGVAAVATAVLPMFLDDRPLGAIILDFKEPHEFTPEESRFLRILAAQCALALGRVQATRQLERRVEERTQELEAERNFLRTLLGSLGESIVACDAQGRLTLFNGVARELHGLDAEPVPPETWAEHYGLYQPDGKTLLAPAQVPLYRAWEGQIVENAEMVVRPAGGEARTLLVNGQPILDPDGKRLGAVVAQRDITGRQGQARDLAAARTRAEVLAALGDALQRAASPEEVAQFALDRIGPAVGARGMLVVRLEGEVLHLPTVWGDVPETVTAYLNRPGRTLNDATTFRQVVRSGQAVYLDSYRPRRGTVPSFPPQAAGVEPIRSPAGTLVGFLLASRPVEVGVWQDGERDLLSRAAATLGLALERAAATRQLEEERAALDAFVAYQEAVGGESDVLALARQAVRVVCASLAHVSAAYYELEDGRWKARAWSDDIPPEIVAQIRAGIPWDAPHYAGAAGSGQPVFADGWDAGANRVQGAESYGAAAFLPLVIRGETHGLFSVGTQQARAWTEREKALVRAVARGLKVTLERTTTARHLAENNAELAARTRALEGFAELSRDLALEGDAVTLVGRAQELLVSLLPASVSTYYEAEGDTWRLRSHRGEFRNPALLAALQRGLPRGTTLNVDRPFDTRQPFYQDRFQPDTVASVRREIGHIRTTAAFPVVVGEQVRGVLLVGRHEPRSWTPVERSLLETALRNLCLALERGESVAQLAAHSLRIEESARAQEAFVAYTEAVGTETDVPALAGRAVEVLRAHFPESSVGYFEPEGELWRARVWSPGFEPDLLNLLRAGVPPNPLIREVLRTHEAVFVDGWDAAREEVAGSGHFESGMNAPLVVAGEVRGILGLGRPSIARWEERDRALVRAVARGLTLALERAEGARRLEAQNAELEARARALEAFADLTRDLAVQGDPRAFVRRAQEVVLSLLPPGYALYYEREGERWRNRVQTGEVGHADLQAFIDAGPPVGVTPSVDVPWTTGEPFYQDSYARGSDTPAEMVQHVSTVASLPVMRRGEVVGVLIAVLFEARTWTPTDRVVLETVAQSLDLALERAEGVADLARRTEELSRSNAELEQFAYVASHDLQAPIRAITSFAGVIDRRYGPQLDGRGRLYLRQIVEGGEHMKRLVDDLLAFSRVHTGRGELLPVDTGAVFDAVARRLQPETPPGTSLTRGRLPVVLADAQQLDQLLQNLIANGMKYRRPGVVPQVHVSAQREGEGWRFAVQDNGIGIEPQYFERIFVIFQRLHGREEYEGTGIGLAVCKKIVERHGGRLWVESTPGQGSTFFYTLPGG; encoded by the coding sequence ATGCCCGCACAGCCCGTGGCCAATCTTCTGGCGCACGTTTCCCTGAGTGAACACCTGCAAGGGGTCACCGAAGCCCTCTCCGCCTCCCGCACGCAGGCCGCGGTCTTCAGCGTGGTGCTGCGGCCCGCCCTCAGCGCCCTCAAGGCCGTGGCGGGCGCGGTCCTGCTGGTGGACGAGAGGGGGGAACGCCTGGAGATCGCCGCCGCCCAGGGCGACGAGGAAGGCGCCCAGACCCTCTGGCAGGATGGTCCCTTGAACGGCAACGTCCCCGCTGGCGACGCCCTGAAGCGGCACGAGCCGCTGTTCTTCGAGGCGCAGGGGGACCTGACCCGGGCCTACCCCGAGTTGGAGGCGCGCACGGGTGGGGTGGCCGCCGTCGCCACCGCCGTGCTCCCGATGTTCCTCGACGACCGGCCGCTGGGGGCCATCATCCTCGACTTCAAGGAGCCGCACGAGTTCACGCCCGAGGAGAGCCGCTTCCTGCGCATCCTCGCCGCCCAGTGTGCCCTGGCCCTGGGACGGGTCCAGGCCACGCGGCAGTTGGAGCGGCGCGTCGAGGAACGCACCCAGGAGCTGGAGGCCGAACGTAACTTCCTGCGCACCCTGCTGGGCAGTCTCGGGGAGAGCATCGTCGCGTGCGACGCGCAGGGCCGCCTCACGTTGTTCAACGGGGTCGCCCGCGAGTTGCACGGCCTGGACGCCGAGCCCGTCCCCCCGGAGACCTGGGCCGAGCACTACGGCCTGTATCAACCCGATGGGAAGACGTTGCTGGCCCCGGCGCAGGTGCCCCTGTACCGGGCCTGGGAGGGCCAGATCGTCGAGAACGCGGAGATGGTGGTCCGCCCCGCGGGCGGTGAGGCCCGGACCCTGCTCGTCAACGGCCAGCCGATCCTCGATCCGGACGGGAAGCGGTTGGGGGCGGTGGTGGCGCAGCGCGACATCACCGGGCGCCAGGGGCAGGCCCGGGACCTCGCGGCGGCGCGCACCCGGGCCGAAGTGCTGGCCGCCCTGGGCGACGCCCTGCAACGCGCCGCCTCGCCGGAGGAGGTGGCGCAGTTCGCCCTGGACCGCATCGGTCCCGCGGTGGGGGCGCGCGGCATGCTCGTCGTGCGGCTGGAGGGCGAGGTCCTGCACCTGCCGACCGTCTGGGGGGACGTGCCGGAGACCGTCACCGCGTACCTGAACCGGCCCGGGCGGACCCTGAACGACGCGACGACCTTCCGGCAGGTCGTCCGGTCGGGGCAGGCCGTGTACCTGGACAGCTACCGCCCCCGGCGCGGGACCGTCCCCTCCTTTCCCCCCCAGGCCGCCGGGGTGGAGCCCATCCGCAGCCCGGCGGGCACGCTGGTCGGCTTTCTGCTCGCCAGCCGCCCGGTCGAGGTTGGGGTGTGGCAGGACGGCGAGCGCGACCTGCTCAGCAGGGCGGCGGCCACCCTGGGGCTCGCCCTGGAGCGCGCGGCGGCGACCCGGCAGCTCGAAGAGGAGCGCGCGGCCCTCGACGCCTTTGTCGCCTACCAGGAGGCGGTGGGGGGAGAGAGCGACGTGCTGGCCCTCGCCCGGCAGGCCGTGCGGGTCGTGTGCGCGAGCCTCGCGCACGTCAGCGCCGCGTACTACGAACTCGAAGACGGGCGGTGGAAGGCGCGGGCGTGGTCCGACGATATCCCGCCGGAGATCGTCGCGCAGATTCGAGCGGGGATTCCGTGGGACGCGCCGCACTACGCCGGGGCGGCAGGGTCGGGACAGCCGGTGTTCGCGGACGGCTGGGACGCCGGGGCCAACAGGGTGCAGGGCGCCGAGTCCTACGGGGCCGCCGCCTTCCTGCCCCTGGTCATCCGCGGGGAGACACACGGTCTGTTCTCGGTGGGCACCCAGCAGGCCCGCGCCTGGACGGAGCGCGAGAAAGCCCTGGTCCGGGCGGTGGCGCGCGGCCTGAAGGTCACCCTGGAGCGCACGACGACCGCCCGGCACCTCGCGGAGAACAACGCCGAACTCGCCGCCCGCACCCGCGCCCTGGAGGGCTTCGCGGAATTGAGCCGCGACCTGGCGCTCGAGGGCGACGCCGTGACGCTCGTCGGGCGCGCGCAGGAGCTGCTGGTCTCGCTGCTGCCCGCCAGCGTCAGCACGTACTACGAGGCCGAGGGCGACACCTGGCGGCTGCGGTCCCACCGCGGGGAATTCCGCAACCCCGCGCTGCTCGCCGCCCTCCAGCGCGGGTTGCCCCGGGGCACGACCCTCAACGTGGACCGCCCCTTCGACACCCGCCAGCCCTTCTACCAGGACCGGTTCCAGCCCGACACGGTGGCGAGCGTGCGGCGGGAGATCGGGCACATCCGGACGACGGCGGCGTTCCCGGTGGTCGTGGGGGAGCAGGTGCGCGGCGTGCTGCTGGTGGGGCGGCACGAGCCGCGTTCATGGACGCCGGTGGAGCGGAGCCTGCTGGAGACGGCCTTGCGCAACCTCTGTCTGGCCCTCGAACGGGGCGAGAGCGTGGCGCAACTCGCCGCCCACTCCCTTCGAATCGAGGAGAGCGCCCGCGCGCAGGAAGCCTTCGTGGCCTATACGGAAGCGGTGGGCACGGAGACGGACGTGCCCGCCCTCGCCGGGCGGGCGGTCGAGGTGTTGCGGGCCCACTTCCCGGAGAGCAGTGTGGGGTACTTCGAGCCGGAGGGCGAACTGTGGCGGGCGCGGGTCTGGAGCCCGGGCTTTGAGCCGGACCTGCTCAACCTGCTGCGGGCGGGCGTGCCCCCGAACCCGCTGATCCGGGAGGTGCTGCGGACGCACGAGGCAGTGTTCGTGGACGGCTGGGACGCCGCGCGCGAGGAGGTGGCGGGGAGCGGGCACTTCGAAAGCGGGATGAACGCGCCCCTGGTCGTGGCGGGCGAGGTGCGCGGCATCCTGGGGCTGGGCCGCCCCAGCATCGCGCGCTGGGAGGAGCGCGACCGGGCCCTGGTCCGCGCGGTGGCCCGCGGCCTGACCCTCGCGCTGGAGCGGGCCGAGGGGGCCCGGCGGCTGGAGGCGCAGAACGCCGAGCTGGAGGCCCGCGCCCGGGCGCTCGAGGCCTTTGCCGACCTGACTCGGGACCTCGCCGTACAGGGAGACCCGCGCGCCTTTGTCCGCCGCGCCCAGGAGGTCGTGCTGTCCCTGCTGCCGCCCGGCTACGCCCTGTACTACGAACGCGAGGGGGAGCGCTGGCGCAACCGGGTGCAGACCGGGGAGGTCGGCCACGCGGACCTTCAGGCCTTTATCGACGCCGGACCCCCGGTGGGCGTCACGCCCAGCGTGGACGTCCCCTGGACGACGGGGGAGCCCTTCTACCAGGACAGCTACGCCCGGGGGAGCGACACCCCGGCCGAGATGGTACAGCACGTGAGCACCGTTGCCTCGCTGCCTGTGATGCGCCGGGGGGAGGTGGTGGGGGTCCTGATCGCGGTGCTGTTCGAGGCCCGGACCTGGACGCCGACCGACCGGGTGGTGCTGGAGACGGTGGCGCAGAGCCTGGACCTGGCCCTGGAACGCGCCGAGGGGGTGGCCGACCTCGCCCGGCGCACCGAGGAGCTGAGCCGCAGCAACGCGGAACTGGAGCAGTTCGCGTACGTCGCCTCGCACGACCTGCAAGCGCCCATCCGGGCCATCACCAGCTTCGCGGGAGTCATTGACCGCCGGTACGGCCCCCAACTCGACGGGCGCGGCCGGCTGTACCTGCGGCAGATCGTGGAGGGCGGCGAACACATGAAGCGGCTGGTGGACGACCTGCTGGCCTTTTCTCGCGTGCACACCGGGCGGGGGGAACTCCTGCCGGTGGACACGGGAGCGGTGTTCGACGCGGTGGCGAGGCGGCTCCAGCCAGAGACGCCGCCGGGGACGAGCCTGACCCGGGGGAGGTTGCCCGTGGTGCTCGCGGACGCCCAGCAACTCGACCAGCTCCTGCAAAATCTGATCGCCAATGGGATGAAGTACCGCCGCCCGGGGGTGGTGCCTCAGGTCCACGTCTCGGCCCAGCGCGAGGGGGAGGGGTGGCGCTTCGCGGTCCAGGACAATGGGATCGGGATTGAGCCGCAATACTTCGAGCGCATCTTCGTGATCTTCCAGCGGCTGCACGGCCGGGAGGAGTATGAAGGGACGGGGATCGGCCTGGCCGTGTGCAAGAAGATCGTGGAACGCCACGGCGGGAGGCTCTGGGTGGAGAGCACCCCGGGGCAGGGGTCGACCTTCTTCTACACCCTGCCCGGGGGGTGA
- the sthA gene encoding Si-specific NAD(P)(+) transhydrogenase, with amino-acid sequence MTQTMTQPVTLTAPDFTYDLLVIGSGPGGQRAAIQAAKLGRRVAVVERKAVVGGVCIHTGTIPSKTFREAIMHLSGYNERGLYGASYAVKDDISMADLLHRTTSVIGHELDVVRSQLHRNRVEVISAEASFTGPQTVRLRDVRGDGWRDVTARHIVIAVGTRAARDPSIPFDGKRIIISDDLLKVETLPRTVTVIGGGVIGCEYASMFAALGARVTLIDKRPRLLEFVDQEIVDVLAYQLRQNRMTLRLGEAVRSVRPVTDHLGDRVRVTLASGKEVTSDLVMYAVGRVGVTDRLNLEAAGLGADDRGRINVNEHYQTAQPHIYAVGDVIGFPALASVSLEQGRLAACHALGVPTQSVPQLFPYGIYTIPEISTVGKSEEELTRAGVPYEVGKAQYREIARGQIIGDQQGTLKLIFHLETRELLGVHIIGSGAADLIHIGQAVMAYGGTIDYFVNTVFNYPTLAECYKTAAFDGINRLGGDPALEPKLEPAADVGAVV; translated from the coding sequence ATGACGCAGACCATGACGCAGCCGGTCACGCTCACCGCCCCGGACTTCACCTACGACCTGCTCGTGATCGGCAGCGGGCCCGGCGGGCAGCGCGCGGCCATCCAGGCCGCCAAGCTCGGGCGCCGGGTCGCGGTCGTGGAACGCAAGGCGGTGGTCGGCGGGGTCTGCATCCACACCGGGACGATCCCCTCCAAGACCTTCCGCGAGGCGATCATGCACCTGAGCGGGTACAACGAACGGGGCCTGTACGGCGCGTCCTACGCCGTCAAGGACGACATCAGCATGGCCGACCTGCTGCACCGCACCACCAGCGTGATCGGCCACGAGCTCGACGTGGTGCGCAGCCAGCTCCACCGCAACCGGGTCGAGGTCATCAGCGCGGAGGCGAGCTTCACCGGCCCGCAGACCGTGCGGCTGCGCGACGTGCGGGGTGACGGCTGGCGCGACGTGACCGCGCGGCACATCGTCATCGCGGTGGGCACGCGGGCGGCGCGCGACCCCAGCATCCCCTTCGACGGCAAGCGCATCATCATCAGCGACGACCTGCTGAAGGTGGAGACCCTGCCGCGCACCGTGACCGTCATCGGCGGCGGCGTGATCGGCTGCGAGTACGCCAGCATGTTCGCGGCGCTGGGCGCGCGGGTGACCCTGATCGACAAGCGGCCACGCCTCCTCGAATTCGTCGACCAGGAAATCGTGGACGTGCTGGCCTACCAACTCCGGCAAAACCGCATGACCCTGCGGCTGGGCGAGGCGGTGCGGAGCGTGCGGCCCGTCACCGACCACCTCGGCGACCGGGTGCGGGTCACCCTCGCCAGCGGCAAGGAGGTCACCTCCGACCTGGTGATGTACGCCGTGGGCCGGGTGGGGGTGACCGACCGCCTGAACCTGGAGGCCGCCGGGCTGGGCGCCGACGACCGGGGGCGGATCAACGTGAACGAGCACTACCAGACCGCCCAGCCCCACATCTACGCGGTGGGCGACGTGATCGGCTTTCCCGCGCTGGCGAGCGTCAGCCTGGAACAGGGGAGACTGGCCGCCTGCCACGCCCTGGGGGTGCCGACCCAGAGCGTGCCGCAGCTCTTTCCCTACGGCATCTACACCATCCCCGAGATCTCCACCGTCGGCAAGAGCGAGGAAGAGCTGACGCGCGCGGGCGTGCCCTACGAGGTCGGCAAGGCCCAGTACCGCGAGATCGCGCGGGGTCAGATCATCGGCGACCAGCAGGGCACCCTCAAGCTGATCTTCCACCTGGAGACCCGCGAGTTGCTGGGCGTTCACATCATCGGCTCGGGGGCGGCCGACCTGATCCACATCGGGCAGGCGGTCATGGCTTACGGCGGCACCATCGATTACTTCGTCAACACCGTCTTCAACTATCCCACCCTGGCCGAGTGCTACAAGACCGCGGCCTTCGACGGCATCAATCGCCTGGGTGGCGACCCCGCGCTGGAGCCGAAGTTGGAGCCCGCCGCGGACGTGGGCGCGGTGGTGTGA
- a CDS encoding Ig-like domain-containing protein produces the protein MIKENLARTITPTRSCRRGLLLLLSLTLAACSQQASTPTATSDLQWEAEAGTIQAFTTPQTVADPRNGGRIINDPAASGGKAVALLGTNDNVRFVVPGSVKAGRYTVSVRGKGEAYKGWPIVDLNDERQRRLAVATLDSATYVTRKFGEFDLKPGQVFNLSFINDLYEGRGKDRNAIVDYLIIEPVGTTPTPTPPPVNQAPTVTLKPVESGVLTAPVPGDPASEPGTFVDDNNIILRADASDTDGKVAKVEFYFGLSKIGEDTTAPYSFAYPRDSDIDSLFQGGFTARAVDDRGATTTSEERLATFYSGNSTSSALRAINLGGPEVAVKSYEPLLAGPVFSAGETAGITTNGTPTALPTSVPLLPAAEPNREALVRTALSRQGGLEVNVPLPNAQYQVYLWVRAEDTTPYDIQMEGQTVARFEPGEAGQWKRLGPVTVGASDGVLNVVSTGTATANFSAIEVYRRPQSGDTAPR, from the coding sequence ATGATCAAGGAGAACCTCGCCCGCACCATCACCCCAACCCGCTCCTGCCGCAGAGGTCTGCTTCTGTTGTTGAGTTTGACGCTGGCGGCGTGCAGTCAACAGGCCAGCACGCCGACGGCCACCAGCGACTTGCAGTGGGAAGCGGAGGCGGGCACCATCCAGGCTTTCACGACGCCGCAGACGGTCGCCGACCCCCGCAACGGGGGCCGCATCATCAACGACCCCGCCGCCTCCGGGGGCAAGGCCGTCGCCCTGCTCGGCACCAACGATAACGTCCGCTTCGTCGTCCCCGGCAGCGTCAAGGCCGGACGCTACACCGTCTCGGTCCGGGGTAAGGGCGAGGCGTACAAGGGCTGGCCCATCGTCGATCTCAATGACGAACGGCAACGACGGCTGGCGGTGGCGACCCTGGACTCAGCCACCTACGTGACCCGCAAGTTCGGGGAGTTCGATCTGAAGCCGGGGCAGGTGTTCAACCTGTCGTTCATCAACGACCTGTACGAGGGCCGCGGCAAGGACCGCAACGCCATCGTCGATTACCTGATCATCGAGCCGGTCGGGACCACGCCCACCCCCACGCCGCCGCCCGTCAACCAGGCGCCGACCGTCACCCTCAAGCCGGTCGAGAGCGGAGTTCTGACCGCTCCGGTGCCCGGCGATCCGGCCTCCGAGCCGGGCACCTTCGTGGATGACAACAACATCATCCTGCGCGCCGACGCCTCGGACACGGACGGCAAGGTCGCCAAGGTCGAGTTCTACTTCGGGCTGAGCAAGATCGGCGAGGACACCACCGCGCCGTACTCCTTCGCGTACCCGCGCGACAGTGACATCGACTCCCTCTTCCAGGGGGGCTTCACGGCCCGGGCCGTGGACGACCGGGGGGCCACCACCACCTCCGAGGAGCGGCTGGCGACGTTCTACTCGGGCAACTCCACCTCCTCGGCGCTGCGCGCGATCAACCTCGGCGGGCCGGAGGTGGCCGTCAAGAGCTACGAACCGCTCCTCGCCGGCCCGGTGTTCTCAGCGGGCGAGACGGCAGGGATCACGACCAACGGCACGCCCACGGCCCTGCCGACCAGCGTGCCGCTGTTGCCTGCGGCCGAGCCCAACCGGGAGGCCCTGGTCCGCACGGCCCTCTCCCGCCAGGGCGGGCTGGAAGTCAACGTGCCGTTGCCCAACGCCCAGTACCAGGTGTACCTGTGGGTCCGGGCCGAGGACACCACGCCCTACGACATCCAGATGGAGGGCCAGACGGTCGCGCGCTTCGAGCCCGGTGAGGCAGGCCAGTGGAAGCGGCTGGGGCCGGTCACCGTCGGCGCCAGTGACGGCGTGCTGAACGTGGTGAGTACGGGCACCGCCACGGCCAACTTCTCCGCCATCGAGGTGTACCGCCGGCCGCAGTCGGGGGACACGGCACCGAGGTGA
- a CDS encoding GAF domain-containing protein: MIGTPQPEHEAARLLDLAHLGVLDTPPEPHFDRITRLAAHLLRAPVAALNFIDEGRQWSKSAVGMAAVELPRAASVCAWPILGDAPFVVPDAPADPRFATSPLVTGSPRVRSYAGVPLRTSAGHAIGTLCVADDHPHAWGEPDLTALVDLAALVVTDLEGRVHRRALERELGAHAHETRHLRAHLAHVQVLEAVQHLLDLPLTPEEVTRQAAALMGEALEADWTGLVTFRGEALEVQAAHHRPGLEPAVLERGRQVAPRPGSLTHGLAGLTAPLYLDDYARHPQAVPELVRLGLRAVA, translated from the coding sequence ATGATCGGCACTCCCCAGCCTGAGCACGAGGCCGCCCGCCTGCTCGATCTGGCGCACCTCGGGGTCCTCGACACCCCGCCCGAACCTCACTTCGACCGTATCACCCGCCTCGCCGCCCACCTGCTGCGCGCCCCCGTCGCCGCGCTCAATTTCATCGACGAGGGCCGCCAGTGGAGCAAATCGGCCGTGGGCATGGCGGCGGTGGAGCTTCCCCGCGCGGCCTCCGTCTGCGCCTGGCCCATCCTCGGGGACGCGCCGTTCGTGGTCCCCGACGCCCCCGCCGATCCCCGCTTCGCCACCAGCCCCCTCGTGACCGGTTCGCCCCGGGTTCGCAGCTACGCCGGGGTCCCCTTGCGGACCTCGGCCGGACACGCCATCGGCACCCTCTGTGTCGCGGACGACCACCCGCACGCCTGGGGCGAGCCGGACCTGACCGCGCTCGTGGACCTCGCCGCCCTGGTCGTCACGGACCTCGAGGGGCGCGTGCACCGCCGGGCCCTCGAACGCGAACTGGGGGCCCACGCGCACGAGACCCGCCACCTGCGGGCGCATCTGGCCCACGTCCAGGTGCTCGAAGCCGTGCAGCACCTGCTCGACCTGCCCCTGACCCCGGAGGAGGTCACCCGGCAGGCCGCCGCCCTGATGGGCGAGGCGCTGGAGGCGGACTGGACCGGGCTGGTCACCTTCCGGGGCGAGGCGCTGGAGGTGCAGGCGGCCCACCACCGCCCGGGGCTCGAGCCCGCCGTGCTGGAACGCGGCCGCCAGGTGGCCCCGCGGCCGGGCAGCCTGACCCACGGCCTGGCGGGCCTCACCGCCCCGCTGTACCTGGACGACTACGCCCGGCATCCGCAAGCCGTTCCCGAATTGGTGAGGCTGGGCCTGCGGGCGGTGGCCTGA
- a CDS encoding transposase encodes MTEAQIKTLRGHRGFVVIKKRWIVERSFAWLSFDRRLNREDDLLPETTEAFISLSFIRRLIRRLTAFAQQHAVSA; translated from the coding sequence TTGACCGAAGCGCAGATCAAGACCCTCCGGGGTCACCGTGGATTCGTCGTCATCAAGAAGCGCTGGATTGTGGAACGCAGCTTCGCCTGGCTGTCCTTCGACCGCCGATTGAACCGCGAAGATGACCTGCTGCCCGAGACCACCGAAGCTTTCATTTCGCTGTCGTTCATTCGTCGTCTGATTCGCCGACTCACCGCTTTTGCGCAACAACACGCGGTTTCTGCCTGA